In Phreatobacter stygius, a genomic segment contains:
- a CDS encoding amino acid ABC transporter permease: MDYHFDWSVIARNADRLADALLLGLGLAVISLAIGCVIGLLAAYARVSGKKWLSGPVWAYVEFIRCTPLLLLIFFVYFGLPEFDVNFLNKTQSFVLSLSLYAGAYMSEVFRSGLSSIPKAYVEAAKAIGMRPWQRQRYVVLPVMFRITLPAISNNLISLFKDTSLAAAIAVPELTFVARQINANTFRVMEVWLTASALYLATAYLIAIILRQLERRYSVIR, from the coding sequence ATCGATTATCATTTTGACTGGTCCGTCATCGCGCGGAACGCCGATCGGCTGGCCGATGCCCTGCTGCTCGGCCTCGGACTTGCCGTCATCTCGCTGGCGATCGGCTGTGTGATCGGGCTGCTTGCGGCCTATGCCCGCGTCTCGGGCAAGAAATGGCTGTCCGGGCCGGTCTGGGCCTATGTCGAGTTCATCCGCTGCACGCCGCTGCTGCTGCTGATCTTTTTCGTCTATTTCGGCCTGCCGGAGTTCGACGTCAATTTTCTGAACAAGACGCAGAGTTTCGTGCTCTCGCTGTCGCTTTATGCCGGCGCCTATATGTCGGAGGTGTTCCGCTCCGGCCTGTCGTCCATCCCCAAGGCCTATGTCGAGGCCGCCAAGGCGATCGGCATGCGGCCCTGGCAGAGGCAGCGCTACGTGGTGCTGCCGGTGATGTTCCGGATCACCTTGCCGGCGATCAGCAACAACCTGATCTCGCTGTTCAAGGACACCTCGCTCGCCGCAGCCATCGCGGTGCCGGAACTGACCTTCGTGGCGCGCCAGATCAACGCCAATACGTTTCGCGTCATGGAGGTCTGGCTGACCGCCAGCGCCCTCTATCTGGCAACGGCCTATCTCATTGCCATCATCCTGCGGCAGCTCGAGCGCCGCTATTCCGTGATCCGCTAG
- a CDS encoding Bug family tripartite tricarboxylate transporter substrate binding protein — protein sequence MLDRRCFIASALLAGATAAKAQSGGPAIKLIVPFAAGGSTDLVARITGEALAARLGRSVIIENRPGAGVITGTNSVARADPDGTTLLFTTVSHAVNPGLNSRLPYDSTADFVPIAHVATAPLVLSVHPSVPAAKLGDFLAYVRANPGKVHYGSAGVGSVLHMAVELLKHQAGLDVVHVPYRGAAPAMTDLIAGHVQFIIDPISTSAQQIKSGAIRALAVTSAQRSPSLPDVPTFAEAGMADYEASTWNVILAPKGTPRDLVEHINRAANAAVRDPAIVRRLEQLDIIPIADSTPASTAAFIARETERWTAIIKASGIALQN from the coding sequence ATGCTCGACAGACGATGTTTCATTGCGTCCGCCCTTCTGGCCGGCGCAACCGCGGCCAAGGCCCAGTCCGGCGGCCCCGCGATCAAGCTCATCGTGCCCTTCGCCGCCGGCGGCAGCACGGATCTGGTCGCCCGGATCACCGGCGAGGCGCTGGCCGCCAGGCTCGGCCGCTCGGTGATTATCGAGAACCGGCCGGGCGCTGGCGTCATCACCGGCACCAATTCGGTGGCGCGCGCCGATCCGGACGGCACGACGCTCCTGTTCACCACGGTGTCGCATGCGGTCAATCCAGGGCTCAACAGCCGCCTGCCCTATGATTCCACGGCCGATTTCGTGCCGATCGCCCATGTCGCCACGGCCCCCCTGGTGCTGTCGGTGCACCCGTCCGTGCCGGCGGCCAAGCTCGGGGATTTCCTGGCCTATGTCAGGGCCAATCCCGGTAAGGTCCATTATGGCTCGGCCGGTGTCGGCTCGGTGCTGCACATGGCGGTCGAGCTGTTGAAACATCAGGCCGGGCTCGATGTCGTCCACGTGCCCTATCGCGGCGCGGCCCCGGCGATGACCGATCTGATCGCCGGCCACGTCCAGTTCATCATCGACCCGATCTCGACCTCGGCCCAGCAGATCAAGTCGGGCGCCATCCGCGCGCTGGCGGTGACCTCGGCCCAGCGGTCGCCGTCGCTGCCCGATGTCCCGACCTTCGCGGAGGCCGGCATGGCCGATTACGAGGCGTCGACCTGGAATGTCATTCTGGCGCCCAAGGGCACGCCGCGCGACCTGGTCGAGCACATCAACCGTGCCGCCAATGCGGCGGTGCGCGACCCGGCGATCGTCCGCCGGCTGGAACAGCTCGACATCATTCCGATCGCCGATTCCACGCCGGCTTCGACCGCCGCCTTCATCGCGCGCGAAACCGAGCGCTGGACCGCCATCATCAAGGCATCAGGGATAGCGCTGCAGAACTGA
- a CDS encoding amino acid ABC transporter ATP-binding protein — protein sequence MTKPSAATDLPLLQARAVHKSFGQVEVLKGIDLTMRQGQVVSLIGASGSGKTTFLRCVNLLEEHDGGEILLDGDPIGYRMINGRRRRLSETMVSAQRARIGMVFQQFNLFPHLTAADNVMLGLTKVLGKPKAEARDITAHWLGRVGLAERAGHYPYQLSGGQQQRVAIARAVAMQPRLLLFDEVTSALDPELVAEVLGVIQALAESGMTMLLVSHEMLFVRDVSHHVVFLDQGRVAQEGRPSEVFDNPQNDRLRSFLGRFHGIFGGVGAKS from the coding sequence ATGACGAAACCATCTGCGGCGACCGACCTGCCCCTGTTGCAGGCGCGCGCGGTGCACAAGAGCTTCGGGCAGGTCGAAGTGCTGAAGGGCATCGACCTCACCATGCGCCAGGGCCAGGTGGTGTCGCTGATCGGTGCGTCCGGCTCCGGCAAGACCACGTTCCTGCGCTGCGTCAATCTGCTGGAGGAGCATGACGGCGGCGAGATCCTTTTGGATGGCGATCCGATCGGCTACCGGATGATCAACGGCCGCCGGCGCCGGCTGAGCGAGACCATGGTGTCGGCGCAGCGCGCCCGGATCGGCATGGTGTTCCAGCAGTTCAATCTGTTCCCGCACCTGACCGCCGCCGACAACGTCATGCTCGGGCTGACCAAGGTGCTGGGCAAGCCGAAGGCGGAAGCCCGCGATATCACCGCGCATTGGCTCGGCCGCGTGGGCCTGGCCGAGCGGGCCGGCCATTACCCCTATCAGCTCTCCGGCGGGCAGCAGCAGCGGGTGGCGATCGCCCGCGCGGTGGCCATGCAGCCGCGCCTGCTGCTGTTCGACGAGGTCACCTCGGCGCTCGATCCCGAACTGGTTGCCGAGGTGCTGGGTGTGATCCAGGCTTTGGCGGAGTCCGGCATGACCATGCTGCTGGTCAGCCACGAGATGCTGTTCGTCCGCGACGTCTCGCACCACGTGGTGTTTCTCGACCAGGGCCGGGTGGCCCAGGAAGGCAGGCCGTCGGAGGTCTTCGACAACCCGCAGAACGACCGTCTGAGGAGTTTCCTCGGCCGGTTCCATGGAATCTTCGGCGGGGTTGGCGCCAAATCCTGA
- a CDS encoding transporter substrate-binding domain-containing protein yields MDKRDDEASTGDPALNVERRSMFALGLAGAALGGIAAGGLALPAPAVAQAAARSKLHVVKERGKLIVGTGSTNPPWHFQDASGKLVGMDIDLARLLAKSLFDDPEKVEFVLQGSDARIPSLITDKVDIVVQWMTVTPGRAQQVEFTIPYYREGVGLMLLARGAKYKNFEELKAAGSAVTIGGMLNVFLEEWVHKALPQAKVDAFESPDAAMQALNARRIDASMQDQSAMRWLMQQAPGRFVDAGYGWMPNSYASAVKLGDPIWLNWVNTVYKEAMMGVDFDTFAASYKKWFGIDLPTPKVGFPQEFA; encoded by the coding sequence ATGGACAAGCGTGACGACGAGGCTTCGACCGGTGATCCGGCCCTGAATGTGGAACGGCGCAGCATGTTTGCCCTCGGGCTGGCGGGCGCGGCGCTCGGCGGCATCGCCGCCGGCGGTCTCGCGTTGCCGGCTCCGGCGGTGGCGCAGGCCGCGGCGAGGAGCAAACTCCATGTGGTCAAGGAGCGCGGCAAGCTGATCGTCGGCACCGGCAGTACCAACCCGCCCTGGCATTTCCAGGATGCCAGCGGCAAGCTGGTCGGCATGGACATCGACCTCGCGCGCCTGCTGGCGAAGAGCCTGTTCGACGATCCCGAAAAGGTCGAATTCGTGCTGCAGGGATCGGACGCGCGCATTCCGAGCCTGATCACCGACAAGGTCGATATCGTCGTGCAATGGATGACGGTGACGCCCGGCCGCGCGCAGCAGGTGGAGTTCACCATCCCCTATTATCGCGAGGGCGTCGGCCTGATGCTGTTGGCGCGCGGGGCCAAATATAAGAATTTCGAGGAGCTGAAGGCGGCCGGCAGCGCGGTGACGATCGGCGGCATGCTGAACGTCTTCCTTGAGGAATGGGTTCACAAGGCTCTGCCACAGGCCAAGGTCGACGCCTTCGAGAGCCCCGACGCGGCGATGCAGGCGCTGAACGCCCGGCGCATCGACGCCTCCATGCAGGATCAATCGGCCATGCGCTGGTTGATGCAGCAGGCGCCCGGCCGCTTCGTCGATGCCGGTTACGGCTGGATGCCGAATTCTTACGCATCGGCGGTCAAGCTGGGCGATCCCATCTGGCTGAATTGGGTCAACACCGTCTACAAAGAGGCCATGATGGGGGTCGACTTCGACACCTTCGCCGCCTCCTACAAGAAGTGGTTCGGCATCGACCTGCCGACGCCGAAAGTGGGTTTCCCGCAAGAATTCGCGTGA
- a CDS encoding amino acid ABC transporter permease, protein MDFSFVPGTFLFEAWQARTALLTGLGVTMLTSVVSIVFATLCGVTMGVALAYGWWWLRLLGRLYVDLMRGIPLLVLILFTYYGLALFGINISAFWAGVIALSAFATAHVAENFRGAVESVPAGQMEAAKAIGLTFPKRLYYAILPQALRRMLPPWVNTSLEIVKGSTLLSVIGVVELLLASQQVMARNYMIVDFYLLAGLFYLIINFAIAQLGGLLERRFSYLRY, encoded by the coding sequence ATGGATTTTTCGTTTGTCCCCGGCACCTTCCTGTTCGAGGCGTGGCAGGCCCGCACGGCCCTGCTCACCGGCCTTGGCGTGACCATGCTGACCTCGGTCGTCAGCATCGTGTTCGCGACGCTCTGCGGCGTGACCATGGGCGTCGCCCTGGCCTATGGCTGGTGGTGGCTGCGCCTCCTCGGACGCCTCTATGTCGACCTGATGCGCGGCATCCCGCTGCTGGTGCTGATTCTCTTCACCTATTACGGGCTGGCGCTGTTCGGCATCAATATTTCCGCCTTCTGGGCCGGCGTCATTGCGCTGTCGGCCTTCGCCACCGCCCATGTCGCGGAGAATTTTCGCGGCGCGGTCGAGTCGGTGCCGGCCGGGCAGATGGAGGCAGCCAAGGCGATCGGCCTGACCTTCCCGAAACGGCTCTATTACGCGATCCTGCCGCAGGCGCTGCGGCGGATGCTGCCGCCTTGGGTCAATACCAGCCTGGAGATCGTCAAGGGCTCGACGCTGCTCTCGGTCATCGGCGTGGTCGAGCTCTTGCTCGCCTCGCAGCAGGTCATGGCCCGCAACTACATGATCGTCGACTTCTATCTGTTGGCCGGCCTGTTCTACCTGATCATCAATTTCGCCATTGCGCAGCTCGGCGGGCTGCTCGAGCGGCGGTTTTCCTATCTGCGCTACTGA